DNA from Nocardioides seonyuensis:
GCGGCACCACGATCGACACGGCCAACTGCTACGCGTTCTGGGCCCACCCCTCCGGCCACGGCGGCCAGAGCGAGGCCACGATCGGAGAGTGGCTCTGGCTCAACCCGGGCATCCGGGACCGACTGGTGCTCTCGACCAAGGTCGGCGTGGAGCCGCTCGACACCGGCGGGCTCGAGGGCCTGGCCCCGGACGTCGTACGACGCGAGGCGCAGCGCAGTCGCGAGCGGCTCGGCGTCGACGTGCTCGACATCTACTGGGCCCACGGCGAGGACCGGGACACCCCGATCGGCGAGACGGTCGACGCGATGGGCGCCCTGGTGAGCCAGGGCGTCGTACGCCGCCTGGGCCTCTCCAACCACCCGACCTGGCTCCTCGAGCGCGCCCGTGCACACGCGCTGGCCCGGGGCCTCGAGCCGTTCAGCGCCGTGCAGCTGTCGACGTCCTACATCGCACCGCGTCCGGGCGCGCGCGTGGAGGGCAAGGACCACCGCTTCGGGTGGGTGACCGACGAGACGCTGGACTACGCGACGGTGCACCCCAAGGTGGAGGTCTGGGCCTACAGCCCGCTGCTCGGCGGCGCCTACGACCGCGGCGACCGGCCGTTCCCGCGGGCCTACCAGCACAGCGGCACGAGCGACCGGCTCGCCGCGCTCGCCGAGGTCGCGGACCGGCGAGGGCTGAGCCGAGGTCAGGTCGTCCTGGCGTGGCTGCTGCACCGGCGCCCGCAGCTCAGGCCCATCGTCGGCGTGAGCAGCCTGGACCAGCTGGAGTCGGCGCTGGTCGCCGCCGAGGTGGAGCTCGACGACGACGAGCTGGCTCAGCTCGACGCGCCCGCCTGATCAGCACAGTAGTCATCGATCTCGGCCAGGATGCGCGTCTTGACGTCAGCAGGCGCGAAGGAGGCCCGCACCGCGGTGCGCGCCAACCCCGCGACTCCCGCCTCGTCGAGGTCGAGCAGCCCCGCCGCGACCTCGTAGTCGTGGTTGAGCGACGTCGCGAACATCGGCGGGTCGTCGGAGTTGATCGTCACCGTCACGCCGGCCTCCACGAACGTCCGGAGCGGGTGCTCCTCGATCGTGTCGACGGCACCGGTGGCGAGGTTGGAGGTCGGGCACACCTCCAGCACGATGCCCTGGTCGGCCAGGTGGTCGAGCAGCTCGGGGTCGTCGGCGGCCGAGCAGCCGTGACCGATGCGCTCGGCCCCGAGGAGGCGTACGGCGTCCCACACCGTGCCTGCGTCAGTCGTCTCGCCGGCGTGGGGCACCGAGTGCAGGCCGGACGCGCGGGCCGCCTCGAAGTGTGACTGGAACTGGGGCCGGGGCACACCGATCTCGGGCCCTCCGAGGCCGAAGCCGACCAGCGCCTCGGGCCGGTGGTTGAGCGCGTAGTCGAGGGTCGCATCGGCCGCGGCGATCCCGCTCTCGCCCGGGATGTCGTAGATCCACCGCAGCACCAACCCGAAATCGCGTTCGGCCGAGACCCGGGCGTCCTCGATCGCCTCGGTGTAGGCCTGGATCGGGATGCCGCGCAGGACAGAGGTGTAGGGAGTGCAGGTGAGCTCCGCATAGCGCAGCGCCTGCCCCTGGGCCATCTCGCGGGCGACCTCGTAGGTCAGCATCCGCACGTCCTCGGGAGTGCGCACGAGGTCGACCACCGAGAGGTAGACCTCGATGAAGTGCGCGAAGTCGCGGAACTCGAAGAACCGCCGCAGCGCCTCGGCCTCGGTGGGGACCCCGGCTGCCGGGTGGCGCTGCGCGAGCTCCTGGACGATCCGCGGCGAGGCCGAGCCCACGTGGTGCACGTGGAGCTCGGCCTTCGGCAGGCCGGCGATGAAGTCACTCAGGCTCATCCGCCCGAGTCTGGCAGCGCTCCCGCGTGCCGGGCCAATCCCTACTGCTGCAGCAGCTCCGCGAGCTGCTGGGGGTCGGCGTCCTCACCGTCGATACGGATCGTCGGCGTGCTGTTGACGCCGTCCTTGGACATCTGGTCGGTGGCGTTCTTGATCCACTGCTCGTAGACCTTGTCCTCGATGTCTGCGCGGATCTCGGACTCCTCGGCACCCGCCTCGACCGCACGCTCGATGAGCTCGTCGTCATCGAAACCGGGGCCGCCCTCGGCCGGCTGGTTGGCGTAGAGGTCGTCGTGGAAGGCACGGAACGCGTCGATGCCCGCCGTGTCGAGGACGACCAGCAGGGCGTTCAGCGCGCGGGAGGAGTAGTCGTTGGTCGAGGCGCGGTCGAGGAACGAGAGGAGCCGGTAGTCCACCTGGATCTCGCCCGCATCGATGGCCTCGGAGATCTCGTCGCCGAGCTCGGCCTCGAGGTTGGCGCAGGCGGGGCACTGGAGGTCCTCGTAGATCGTCACGGTGCGGGCCGCCTCGGGGTCGCCGACCAGGATGCCGTAGCCGTCGAGCTTGCCCGGGACGGCGTCGCCCTCGGCGTCGGCGGCCGGGTCCTCCGCCACGGACGGCACGTTGTCCGGCGTCTCGCCCGTGGTGTCCATCGCCTGGGTGATGCCGAAGATGATCGCGACGATCGCGACCAGGGCCGCGACCACCCCGCCGATCGTGAGCATCTTGCGACGCCGCTCCGCAGCCTGCCGCTCCTTGAGTGCCTCCGCGGCACGCTGTCGGCGCTGCTCGCGCTTCTCAGGAGTGTTCCGGGCCATCGTGGTTCCTCTCGGCATGTGTCAGGACGGGGCCTGTGTCTGCGTCGTTCGAGTCGGGATCGGTCGAGTCTGCGTCGGTCGGGCGTGGGTCTGTCGCGATGTCTTCGCGCGGGCCGAAGAGCAGGGAGTCGAGGGCCCACCGGGATCGTGGTCGGACGACCAGCCACAGCGACAGGGCCAGAAGTCCCACGTCCCGGGCGATCTCCCAGGGGTACTTCGACGTGGCGTCGGCGTCGTAGCCGCCACCGCCGAAGCAGCCGCAGTCGATCTGGAGGCCTCGCGCCCACGCCGAGGCGATACCGACGATGAACGCGACGAACAGCAGGGCGGAGAGGACGGACATCGGCCGGACCAGGAGGCCGACGACCAGGCACAGCCCGATGACGACCTCGACGACGGGCAGCAGGTGGCCCACGGTCGGCACGATCGCCTCGGGCAGGAGGTCGTAGGCGCGCACGGCACGCACGCTGCTGGCAGGGTCGGGCAGCTTCAGGGCGCCGGCGACCAGCCACACACCGCCCGTCACCAGACGCGCGAGGAGTCCGATCCAGTCCTTCACGGCGTCCAGCCTAGGAGGCGAGGCTGAGCGGTCGCTGAGAGGTCGCGCCGTCGGAGGGTCTGGGTAGGGTGGTCGCTCGTGAACGACAGACTTGTGTGGATCGACTGCGAGATGACCGGTCTCGACCTGCGGGCCGACGCCCTGATCGAGGTGGCGGCGCTGGTCACCGACTTCGACCTCAACGTCCTGGGCGAGGGCGTGGACGTCATCGTCAAGCCTCCCGCCGAGGCGCTCGACCAGATGGTCGAGTTCGTCCGCAGCATGCACGAGACGTCCGGCCTCCTGGCGGCGCTCGACTCCGGCACGACGCTCGCCGACGCCGAGGACCAGGTGCTTTCCTACATCAAGGAGCACTGTCCTGACGGGAGCCGACCGCCCCTGGCCGGCAACACCGTGGCCACCGATCGGGCCTTCCTCGCTCGTGACATGCAGGCCCTCGAGTCGTTCCTCCACTACCGCATCGTCGACGTCTCCTCGATCAAGGAGCTCTCCCGCCGCTGGTTCCCGCGCGCCTACTTCTCGGCTCCCGCCAAGCGTGGCAACCACCGGGCGCTCGCCGACATCCAGGAGAGCATCGAGGAGCTTCGCTACTACCGCGAGGCGGTCTTCCTGCCGCCTCCCGGGCCCGACAGCGCCACCGCCAAGGAGATCGCCGCCCGGCACGCCGGCTCCTTGACCGGACTGGTCGCCGACACCCCTGCCGATGAGGAGTCCGGGCTCTGAGTGCCCTACACTTCTCGTCGTCCTCACGCTCGTCGTGAGCCGACATGGTGGGTATAGCTCAGCTGGTAGAGCGCCGCGTTGTGGTCGCGGATGTCGCGGGTTCAAGTCCCGTTACTCACCCCAGACAGATCGAGCCCCTGGCCGCAGCGATGCGGCCAGGGGCTCGACTGCTGTGCGAGCATCTCGGTCGCGCGCACGTTCCGGACGACCGAAACAGTCAGGAACCCAGCAGCCCCTGCATCGTCTCGATCTCGCGGCTCTGCGTCTCGACGACCTGACCCGCCAGGTCGACTGCGTCCTTGAACTGCCCGTCCTCGCGCTCGGTCTCCGCCATCTCGACGGCACCCTCGTGGTGCTCGACCATCATCTCCAGCCACATGTCCTGGAACTCCTCGTCGGAGGCGTTCTCGAGCGCATCCATCTCCTCGGCGGTCATCATGCCCGGCATGTCGCCGTGGTCGAGGCCGTCCATGTTGTCCGACATGTCGTCCATGTCGTGCCCGGCGTTGTCGTGGTCGCGCATCGTCTCCGGGACGTCCTCACCCCACTCGGTGAGCCAGTCGGCCATCGTCTCGATCTCAGGGCCCTGAGCGGCCCGGACGTCCTCGGCCAGGGCCTGGACCTCGGGGTCGAGGGGTCGGTCGAGAGTCAGGTCGACCATCGAGAGTGCCTGGGCATGGTGCTGGATCATGTCGCTGGCGAAGGCCACGTCGGCGTCGTTGTGCTCGGTCGTGCTGACCTCGCTGGCGCCGACCCCTCCGCCCTCGTCGTCGCCGCACGCGGTGAGACCGGCGGCGAGCGCCAGGGTGAGTGCGAGGGTGCCGAGGGCTCTGGTCCCAGTCCTGGTGCTGCTGCGCATGGGCGGCCTCCTTGGTCGCACTCGATCGTACGGACGCGCCGGGGATCGCGGCGTTCGGGGCACCGGCGGCATAGGTTGGGACGATGGACCCACAGCGCAGCAGCTATGACGTCGTGGTCGTCGGTGGCGGGCACAACGGCCTCGTCTCGGCGGCCTACCTCGCCCGCGCGGGCCTGAGCGTCCTGGTGCTCGAGCGGCTCGGGCACACCGGTGGGGCAGCGGTGTCGGTGGAGCCCTTCAGCGGCCACCCGGCGCGTCTCTCGCGCTACTCCTACCTCGTCAGCCTGATGCCCGAGGAGCTGATGCGCGACCTCGACCTCGACGTGCGCCTCGCCTCCCGCACCACGGCGTCGTACACCCCCTGGTCGCGGGAGGGCCGTGAGGGCGGGCTCCTGGTGGAGCGTCCGGAGGGCGAGGCGACCCGGGCGTCCTTCCGTGAGCTCACCGGCAGCGACGACGAGTACGACGCCTGGCGTGCCTTCTACGGCGAGGTCGCCGACCTCGCACAAGTCGTCGCACCGACGCTCCTGCAGCCCCTCCCCCTCGAGCGCGACGTACGCAGCCGGGTCGACGCGCGCATCTGGGACGACGTGGTGACGCACCCCCTGGGACGCGCCATCGAGTCGCGCTTTCGCGACGACACCGTGCGCGGGGTGGTCGCCACGGACGCCTTGATCGGCACGTTCGCCGCGCTCGACGACCCGTCCCTGGTCCAGAACCGCTGCTTCCTCTACCACCTCATCGGCAACGGCACCGGCGAGTGGCGGGTGCCCATCGGCGGCATGGGCGCGGTGACGGATGCGCTCGCGCGAGCCGCGGCCGCGGCGGGCGCCGAGATCCTCACCAACGCCGGCGTCAGCGCCATCTCGCCCGGAGCCGACGGTGCCGAGGTCACCTGGCACGACGGCTACCGCAGCCGGTCCGCCACCGCCCGCCGCGTGCTCTCCGGCGTGGCGCCGTGGGTGCTGCGGATCCTCCTCGGTGACGGCGAGGACGGCGGCACCAAGCCCGAGGGGTCCCAGCTCAAGATCAACTTCCTCCTCGACCGTCTCCCCCGCCTGAAGTCGGGCGTCGACCCGGAGGTCGCCTTCGCGGGGACCCTGCACCTCTCCGAGGACTACAGCCAGCTGCAGGCGGCGTACGACGCTGCTGCGTCAGGTTCGGTGCCCGACCCGATGCCGGGCGAGGTCTACTGCCACAGCCTCACCGATCCCAGCATCCTCGGTGACCGCGCGGGCTCGGCCCACACCCTCACCTACTTCGGGGTGCACACGCCGGCGGGGCTCTTCGAGCGCAACCACCCGGCCCGTGACCGAGCCATCGCCCGTGCGCTCAGGTCGATCGACGCCGTGCTCGCCGAGCCGCTCGCCGACTGCCTCGCCCGCGACGACGAGGGGCACCCCTGTCTGGAGGCGAAGGTCCCCCAGGACATCGAGCGCGACCTGGCGATGCCGGGCGGCCACATCTTCCACGGCGACCTCGACTGGCCCTGGGCACCCAACCGCGCCAGGCTCGACACGCCCGCCCAGCAGTGGGGTGTGCAGACCGACCACGACGCCGTGCTGCTCTGCGGCTCCGGTGCCCGACGCGGCGGCGCGGTGTCGGGCATCGCCGGGCACAACGCGGCCCAGGCGGCGCTGGCCGACCTCTGATCTCGATTTCGCGC
Protein-coding regions in this window:
- a CDS encoding aldo/keto reductase, which encodes MISDLVLGAMYLGTRTDRDTSYALLDRFVSAGGTTIDTANCYAFWAHPSGHGGQSEATIGEWLWLNPGIRDRLVLSTKVGVEPLDTGGLEGLAPDVVRREAQRSRERLGVDVLDIYWAHGEDRDTPIGETVDAMGALVSQGVVRRLGLSNHPTWLLERARAHALARGLEPFSAVQLSTSYIAPRPGARVEGKDHRFGWVTDETLDYATVHPKVEVWAYSPLLGGAYDRGDRPFPRAYQHSGTSDRLAALAEVADRRGLSRGQVVLAWLLHRRPQLRPIVGVSSLDQLESALVAAEVELDDDELAQLDAPA
- a CDS encoding adenosine deaminase encodes the protein MSLSDFIAGLPKAELHVHHVGSASPRIVQELAQRHPAAGVPTEAEALRRFFEFRDFAHFIEVYLSVVDLVRTPEDVRMLTYEVAREMAQGQALRYAELTCTPYTSVLRGIPIQAYTEAIEDARVSAERDFGLVLRWIYDIPGESGIAAADATLDYALNHRPEALVGFGLGGPEIGVPRPQFQSHFEAARASGLHSVPHAGETTDAGTVWDAVRLLGAERIGHGCSAADDPELLDHLADQGIVLEVCPTSNLATGAVDTIEEHPLRTFVEAGVTVTINSDDPPMFATSLNHDYEVAAGLLDLDEAGVAGLARTAVRASFAPADVKTRILAEIDDYCADQAGASS
- a CDS encoding DsbA family protein, whose product is MARNTPEKREQRRQRAAEALKERQAAERRRKMLTIGGVVAALVAIVAIIFGITQAMDTTGETPDNVPSVAEDPAADAEGDAVPGKLDGYGILVGDPEAARTVTIYEDLQCPACANLEAELGDEISEAIDAGEIQVDYRLLSFLDRASTNDYSSRALNALLVVLDTAGIDAFRAFHDDLYANQPAEGGPGFDDDELIERAVEAGAEESEIRADIEDKVYEQWIKNATDQMSKDGVNSTPTIRIDGEDADPQQLAELLQQ
- a CDS encoding MauE/DoxX family redox-associated membrane protein is translated as MKDWIGLLARLVTGGVWLVAGALKLPDPASSVRAVRAYDLLPEAIVPTVGHLLPVVEVVIGLCLVVGLLVRPMSVLSALLFVAFIVGIASAWARGLQIDCGCFGGGGYDADATSKYPWEIARDVGLLALSLWLVVRPRSRWALDSLLFGPREDIATDPRPTDADSTDPDSNDADTGPVLTHAERNHDGPEHS
- the orn gene encoding oligoribonuclease; this encodes MNDRLVWIDCEMTGLDLRADALIEVAALVTDFDLNVLGEGVDVIVKPPAEALDQMVEFVRSMHETSGLLAALDSGTTLADAEDQVLSYIKEHCPDGSRPPLAGNTVATDRAFLARDMQALESFLHYRIVDVSSIKELSRRWFPRAYFSAPAKRGNHRALADIQESIEELRYYREAVFLPPPGPDSATAKEIAARHAGSLTGLVADTPADEESGL
- a CDS encoding DUF305 domain-containing protein translates to MRSSTRTGTRALGTLALTLALAAGLTACGDDEGGGVGASEVSTTEHNDADVAFASDMIQHHAQALSMVDLTLDRPLDPEVQALAEDVRAAQGPEIETMADWLTEWGEDVPETMRDHDNAGHDMDDMSDNMDGLDHGDMPGMMTAEEMDALENASDEEFQDMWLEMMVEHHEGAVEMAETEREDGQFKDAVDLAGQVVETQSREIETMQGLLGS
- a CDS encoding phytoene desaturase family protein, which produces MDPQRSSYDVVVVGGGHNGLVSAAYLARAGLSVLVLERLGHTGGAAVSVEPFSGHPARLSRYSYLVSLMPEELMRDLDLDVRLASRTTASYTPWSREGREGGLLVERPEGEATRASFRELTGSDDEYDAWRAFYGEVADLAQVVAPTLLQPLPLERDVRSRVDARIWDDVVTHPLGRAIESRFRDDTVRGVVATDALIGTFAALDDPSLVQNRCFLYHLIGNGTGEWRVPIGGMGAVTDALARAAAAAGAEILTNAGVSAISPGADGAEVTWHDGYRSRSATARRVLSGVAPWVLRILLGDGEDGGTKPEGSQLKINFLLDRLPRLKSGVDPEVAFAGTLHLSEDYSQLQAAYDAAASGSVPDPMPGEVYCHSLTDPSILGDRAGSAHTLTYFGVHTPAGLFERNHPARDRAIARALRSIDAVLAEPLADCLARDDEGHPCLEAKVPQDIERDLAMPGGHIFHGDLDWPWAPNRARLDTPAQQWGVQTDHDAVLLCGSGARRGGAVSGIAGHNAAQAALADL